The Infirmifilum lucidum DNA segment AGTTGGCCAGGGTTGACGGGAAGTGGGTGCTCGCCTTCGAGCAGGGCGCGGAGGTCGCTGTCGAGGCCCTACTCGTGACCCGCCTGAGCCTCTTCCGGAGGGTCTACCTTCATAAACACGTAGCGGGGCTCGAAGCTCTCTTAGCCCGCATCTACATGAAAATGGTGGAAGAGGGCTTCGTTGAACCACCTCTGGAGCTTGTCAAGAGCGAGAAGTGGTGTTTCTTCGATGATTGTGCACTACTCGAGGCCATGAAAGCGGCATCTACTGGGAAGGGCTGGCTCGCCGAGGCTTCTCATATGTTCCTCAAGGGGGAACTGTTACAGATGGTTTTTGAAGCGCGGTTGGGTAGCGACGAAGAACTCCAGGAGGCCGTGTCTCAGTGCCCGGTGCCGCGCGAATGGGTTTTCCTACACAGGCCTAAACTCGTGCCGTTTAGAGACCCCTCTAAAATACTCATCGAAGTCGGGGGAGAAGTTGTGCGGCTATCAGAGCTAGGGGGGACTCTCCTGGAGAAGCTCGCGAGCTACGTTTACTCGCCCGTCCGAGTGTATACAAAGCCTGAGTATGCACGCGCGCTCTGGGAGTGCCTGTATAAGAGACTACTAAAGCCTTAACCACATTGCTCGTGGGTGAAGTCTTATAAAGTCCCAGGGGTGCGGCTGCTCGAGCTTCCCAGTGTATCTCTCTAGGTTTAGGCCTGTGTTAACAACTGCTCTACGCCATGATCCAAGCCCTCCGCCTAGGCTAGCCCACTCAGCGAGTGTTCTTCCAACGTGTGGATCGCCTCGGGAGATTACGGTCTGTACTAGGG contains these protein-coding regions:
- a CDS encoding HD domain-containing protein; translation: MVFAREIYDEVHGFVDLTPLEEELIKSCPLTRLHRVKQLGPAFYIYPSATHTRLAHSIGTMHLADRMYASAVNGDAYERQLIRLAGLLHDVGHLPFSHALPGDHEALGLEVIRNLLSDIISEYLLDLIEVLTGRHKLSPIIASEIDADRLDYLLRDAHHLGLPYRMVDLERILRSAKLARVDGKWVLAFEQGAEVAVEALLVTRLSLFRRVYLHKHVAGLEALLARIYMKMVEEGFVEPPLELVKSEKWCFFDDCALLEAMKAASTGKGWLAEASHMFLKGELLQMVFEARLGSDEELQEAVSQCPVPREWVFLHRPKLVPFRDPSKILIEVGGEVVRLSELGGTLLEKLASYVYSPVRVYTKPEYARALWECLYKRLLKP